A window of Pyxidicoccus xibeiensis contains these coding sequences:
- a CDS encoding TIGR00282 family metallophosphoesterase, whose protein sequence is MKVLFMGDVVGRPGLQAVRALLPRLVSEHSVDLCVANAENSEGGAGISAESATFLLDSGVKLLTSGNHFYSKKAILPWVTAHPDLLLRPANYPKGTPGKGHGLVKLPDGRALGVINLEGRVFMRMEASPFEVVLPLVEELRKQTPCILVDMHCEASSEKNAMGVHLDGRVSAVVGTHTHVQTADERLLPGGTAFITDVGMCGPLDSVIGMKKETSLARFLGEKAPYEVAEKLVYLQGVVIDIDDTTGRARSIERVRHRLPGT, encoded by the coding sequence GTGAAGGTTCTCTTCATGGGAGATGTCGTGGGCCGCCCGGGACTCCAGGCGGTCCGCGCACTCCTGCCCAGACTGGTCTCCGAGCACTCGGTGGACCTGTGTGTCGCCAACGCGGAGAACAGCGAGGGCGGTGCGGGCATCAGCGCCGAATCGGCGACGTTCCTGCTCGACAGCGGCGTGAAGCTGCTGACGAGCGGGAACCACTTCTATTCGAAGAAGGCCATCCTGCCCTGGGTGACGGCGCATCCGGACCTGCTCCTGCGGCCGGCCAACTACCCCAAGGGCACGCCGGGCAAGGGCCACGGCCTGGTGAAGCTCCCGGACGGGCGCGCCCTGGGAGTCATCAACCTGGAGGGCCGCGTCTTCATGCGCATGGAGGCCAGCCCCTTCGAGGTGGTGCTGCCGCTGGTGGAGGAGCTGCGCAAGCAGACACCCTGCATCCTGGTGGACATGCACTGCGAGGCCAGCAGCGAGAAGAACGCCATGGGCGTGCACCTGGATGGCCGGGTGTCCGCGGTGGTGGGCACGCACACGCACGTGCAGACGGCGGATGAGCGGCTGCTGCCCGGCGGCACGGCCTTCATCACCGACGTGGGCATGTGTGGCCCGCTGGACTCCGTCATCGGCATGAAGAAGGAGACGTCGCTGGCGCGCTTCCTCGGGGAGAAGGCCCCCTACGAGGTGGCGGAGAAGCTGGTGTACCTCCAGGGCGTGGTCATCGACATCGACGACACCACGGGCCGGGCGCGGAGCATCGAGCGGGTGCGCCACCGCCTGCCGGGCACCTAG
- a CDS encoding 5-formyltetrahydrofolate cyclo-ligase: MSETVVEEAAARKQTLREELTARRKAMTPDIIDTRGLKVQSRFLATTYYQKARTVALYAPIRGEVPTRDILIAALQDDKIVCYPLSHVHGRILSFRAIKSESELEPGRLGVREPSNSSDLISVENIDLFVVPGLGFTRDGKRLGRGGGYYDATLRAASQRSRRVGLAFNDQVVQVLPTTGDDVDMDLIVTESESLRGLYRDPEFLDT, translated from the coding sequence GTGAGCGAGACGGTGGTGGAAGAGGCGGCGGCGAGGAAGCAGACCCTGCGTGAGGAGCTGACGGCGCGTCGCAAGGCGATGACGCCGGACATCATCGACACGCGAGGTCTCAAGGTTCAGTCTCGGTTTCTGGCAACCACGTATTATCAGAAGGCGAGAACGGTGGCTCTCTACGCCCCCATCCGGGGCGAGGTGCCTACGCGGGACATCCTGATTGCGGCTCTGCAGGACGACAAAATCGTCTGCTATCCGCTGTCCCACGTGCACGGACGCATCCTGTCCTTCAGGGCCATCAAATCGGAGAGCGAGCTGGAGCCGGGGCGGCTGGGGGTGCGTGAGCCCAGCAACTCATCGGATCTCATCTCGGTGGAGAACATCGACCTGTTCGTGGTGCCGGGCCTGGGCTTCACCCGGGACGGCAAGCGGCTGGGGCGCGGAGGCGGCTACTACGACGCCACCCTTCGCGCGGCCAGCCAGCGCAGCCGCCGCGTCGGTCTGGCTTTCAATGACCAGGTCGTCCAGGTGCTGCCCACGACGGGTGACGACGTGGACATGGACCTCATCGTGACGGAGTCCGAGTCGCTGCGCGGTCTGTACCGCGACCCGGAATTCCTGGATACGTGA
- a CDS encoding EndoU domain-containing protein produces MRLPLPCLALLLATLPALAGPGAFVSESRVDAVEQPESQRVVFTVEPDTSYPLLKKGGPSRAWCKLQGPSGAEGWVLCEGAPEAAAPRAPDAAALAAADRRNSEQQARGKEEQQARFARLSEEAPDEEQTQAVVVQAPASNAGRAQPASGKAPADEGRAQPAVAQAASGVEFVSSRGAQARADWTPATGCSTTCETKPLFGKLPALSPMDREVLDLCPARPDVSVSAGDVQRFFSKHYNDSRIQTALSVAGRPGSRQGNLEWLTSLWVSTGPRNAFTHVFCGDDWQRGPIGGLHFLPRYAQLEAEGKLCYGGPARGGSAQKGDQYLIKFRGVAPWSCGEKKIGGFSRSPDAVGLVAIGTRAFASCCSRGGGKKEGGVYSAPDLGGTNWRVWCGTRNGTYGIATLYPTDEQATCGD; encoded by the coding sequence ATGCGTCTTCCCCTCCCCTGCCTTGCCCTGCTGCTGGCCACCCTCCCCGCCCTGGCGGGCCCGGGGGCCTTCGTCTCCGAGAGCCGCGTGGACGCGGTGGAGCAGCCCGAGTCCCAGCGGGTCGTCTTCACGGTGGAGCCGGACACGTCGTACCCGCTGCTGAAGAAGGGCGGCCCCAGCCGGGCGTGGTGCAAGCTGCAGGGCCCGTCCGGCGCCGAGGGCTGGGTGCTGTGCGAGGGCGCTCCGGAGGCCGCGGCGCCCCGGGCTCCGGACGCGGCGGCGCTGGCGGCGGCGGACCGGAGGAACTCCGAGCAGCAGGCACGCGGCAAGGAGGAGCAGCAGGCCCGCTTCGCCCGCCTGTCGGAGGAGGCTCCGGACGAGGAGCAGACGCAGGCCGTCGTCGTGCAGGCGCCGGCTTCGAATGCGGGTCGCGCGCAGCCGGCCAGCGGGAAGGCACCCGCGGACGAGGGGCGTGCGCAGCCGGCCGTGGCGCAGGCGGCCTCGGGTGTGGAGTTCGTGTCGTCACGCGGGGCGCAGGCGCGCGCGGACTGGACGCCGGCCACGGGCTGCTCGACGACGTGTGAGACGAAGCCGCTCTTCGGGAAGCTGCCCGCTCTTTCGCCGATGGACCGCGAGGTGCTGGACTTGTGCCCGGCGCGTCCGGACGTGAGCGTGAGCGCGGGGGACGTGCAGCGCTTCTTCTCCAAGCACTACAACGACTCGCGCATCCAGACGGCTCTGTCCGTCGCGGGCCGGCCGGGCTCGCGGCAGGGCAACCTCGAGTGGCTCACCAGCCTGTGGGTGAGCACCGGCCCGCGCAACGCCTTCACGCACGTGTTCTGCGGGGACGACTGGCAGCGCGGCCCCATCGGCGGGCTGCACTTCCTGCCCCGCTACGCGCAGCTCGAGGCGGAGGGGAAGCTCTGCTACGGCGGCCCGGCACGCGGCGGCAGCGCGCAGAAGGGCGACCAGTACCTCATCAAGTTCCGTGGCGTGGCGCCGTGGTCCTGCGGGGAGAAGAAGATTGGCGGCTTCTCGCGCTCGCCGGACGCGGTGGGCCTGGTGGCCATCGGCACGCGGGCCTTCGCCAGTTGCTGCTCGCGAGGCGGGGGGAAGAAGGAAGGCGGCGTGTACTCCGCGCCGGACCTGGGCGGGACGAACTGGCGCGTCTGGTGCGGCACGCGCAACGGCACCTACGGCATCGCCACGCTCTACCCCACCGACGAGCAGGCCACCTGCGGGGACTGA
- the tyrS gene encoding tyrosine--tRNA ligase encodes MNTDALRKATPEEQFEEVTRGTVDIQVPEELKKKLQRSYDSGKPLVIKAGFDPSRPDLHIGHSLLLTRMRRFQDFGHTVVFLIGDFTGLIGDPTGRNATRPALTRDEVKANAETYKQQVFKVLDPDKTLVRFNSTWLDALGTEGMIRLAARYSVQRILERDDFKKRFRDNVSISIHEFLYPLLQGYDSVALKSDVELGATDQLFNLLVGRQLMKEEGLEPQVIMTGPILEGLNAKLVDGKIVGDKMSKSLDNYVGVDEPPETIFGKLMSITDDLMWRYLELLSAKPRAELADIRARVQGGELHPMTVKKDFAREMAVRFHGEEGGRKAVEAWDNLKKQAPQASLEVITVSLGDAEKVPLFKLLPETKLVASGTKAREALAQGSVRVNGEKVQDVKAELGAGEYTISVGKARTDKPNSVLLKLS; translated from the coding sequence ATGAACACGGACGCGCTGCGCAAGGCGACCCCCGAGGAGCAGTTCGAAGAAGTCACCCGAGGCACCGTGGACATCCAGGTGCCCGAGGAGCTGAAGAAGAAGCTCCAGCGCTCGTATGACTCGGGCAAGCCCCTGGTCATCAAGGCGGGGTTCGACCCCAGCCGGCCGGATCTGCACATCGGCCACTCGCTGCTGCTCACGCGCATGCGGCGCTTCCAGGACTTCGGCCACACGGTGGTCTTCCTCATCGGCGACTTCACGGGGCTCATCGGTGACCCGACGGGGCGCAACGCCACCCGTCCGGCGCTGACGCGCGACGAGGTGAAGGCCAACGCGGAGACGTACAAGCAGCAGGTCTTCAAGGTGTTGGACCCGGACAAGACGCTGGTGCGCTTCAACTCCACCTGGCTGGACGCGCTGGGCACGGAGGGGATGATCCGCCTGGCCGCGCGCTACTCGGTGCAGCGCATTCTGGAGCGCGACGACTTCAAGAAGCGCTTCCGGGACAACGTCTCCATCTCCATCCACGAGTTCCTCTACCCGCTCCTGCAGGGCTACGACTCGGTGGCGCTCAAGTCGGACGTGGAGCTGGGCGCGACGGATCAGCTCTTCAACCTGCTCGTGGGCCGCCAGCTCATGAAGGAGGAGGGGCTGGAGCCGCAGGTCATCATGACGGGCCCCATCCTCGAGGGGCTGAACGCGAAGCTGGTGGACGGGAAGATCGTCGGCGACAAGATGTCCAAGAGCCTGGACAACTACGTGGGCGTGGACGAGCCGCCGGAGACCATCTTCGGCAAGCTGATGAGCATCACCGACGACCTGATGTGGCGCTACCTGGAGCTGCTGTCCGCGAAGCCGCGGGCGGAGCTGGCCGACATCCGCGCCAGGGTGCAGGGCGGCGAGCTGCACCCGATGACGGTGAAGAAGGACTTCGCCCGGGAGATGGCGGTGCGCTTCCACGGCGAGGAGGGTGGCCGCAAGGCGGTGGAGGCCTGGGACAACCTCAAGAAGCAGGCGCCGCAGGCGAGCCTGGAGGTCATCACCGTGTCGCTCGGCGACGCGGAGAAGGTGCCCCTCTTCAAGCTGCTGCCAGAGACGAAGCTGGTGGCGTCCGGCACCAAGGCCCGCGAGGCGCTGGCCCAGGGCAGCGTGCGCGTGAATGGCGAGAAGGTGCAGGACGTGAAGGCGGAGCTGGGGGCGGGCGAGTACACCATCTCCGTGGGCAAGGCCCGCACGGACAAGCCGAACTCCGTGCTGCTGAAGCTGTCCTGA